From a single Bacillus sp. NEB1478 genomic region:
- the rplO gene encoding 50S ribosomal protein L15, with product MKLHELKPSEGSRKVRNRVGRGIGSGNGKTSGRGHKGQNSRSGGGVRPGFEGGQNPLARRLPKRGFTNPTRKVYAVVNLEKLARFEEGTEVTPELLLETGVVSKLNDGIKVLGNGKLEVKLTVKAHKFSVSAKEAIEAAGGKTEVI from the coding sequence ATGAAACTTCATGAGTTGAAGCCATCAGAAGGATCCCGTAAAGTTCGCAACCGTGTAGGTCGCGGTATTGGATCTGGAAATGGTAAAACAAGTGGCCGTGGTCATAAAGGTCAAAACTCTCGTTCAGGCGGTGGAGTAAGACCAGGATTTGAGGGTGGACAAAACCCATTAGCGCGTCGTTTACCGAAACGCGGGTTCACAAACCCTACTCGTAAAGTGTATGCGGTTGTTAACCTTGAGAAGCTTGCACGTTTCGAAGAAGGAACAGAGGTAACTCCAGAACTTCTTCTTGAAACAGGCGTAGTAAGCAAACTTAATGACGGAATTAAAGTTTTAGGTAATGGCAAGTTGGAAGTTAAGCTTACAGTTAAGGCGCATAAATTCTCTGTTTCTGCTAAAGAAGCAATTGAAGCAGCGGGCGGAAAAACTGAGGTGAT